From one Amycolatopsis sp. FDAARGOS 1241 genomic stretch:
- a CDS encoding TIGR03557 family F420-dependent LLM class oxidoreductase has protein sequence MRIGYTLMTEQAGPKDLVGHAASAERAGFDFEVCSDHYSPWLAEQGHAPYAWSVLGAVAQVTERVDLMTFVTCPIMRYHPAVVAQKAATVQLLSDDRFTLGLGAGENLNEHVIGQGWPPVNVRHDMLAEALQIIGGLFDGGTFSYEGKHFRVDSAKLWDLSPRRVPIGVAVSGKQSVHRFAPQADVMIAVEPDPGLCGEWDATRLGPPTRKIAQLPVAWDADRAAAIRRAHGQFRWFGGGWKVNSELPGPAGFAGATQFVREEDVAGSIPCGPDVEPIRDAVRQFADSGFTDLALVQIGGEHQSGFFEFAEKELLPALRAG, from the coding sequence ATGCGCATCGGCTACACGTTGATGACCGAACAGGCCGGGCCGAAGGACCTGGTCGGCCACGCGGCCTCGGCCGAGCGGGCCGGCTTCGACTTCGAGGTCTGCAGCGACCACTACTCACCTTGGCTCGCGGAGCAGGGACACGCGCCATACGCGTGGAGTGTGCTCGGCGCGGTGGCGCAGGTGACCGAGCGGGTCGACCTGATGACGTTCGTGACCTGCCCGATCATGCGCTACCACCCGGCCGTGGTGGCGCAGAAGGCCGCGACCGTCCAGCTCCTGTCCGACGACCGGTTCACCCTGGGCCTCGGAGCAGGGGAGAACCTGAACGAGCACGTGATCGGGCAGGGCTGGCCGCCGGTCAACGTGCGCCACGACATGCTCGCCGAAGCCCTGCAGATCATCGGCGGCCTGTTCGACGGCGGTACGTTCAGCTACGAGGGCAAGCACTTCCGCGTCGATTCGGCCAAGCTGTGGGACCTCTCGCCCCGGCGCGTGCCGATCGGCGTCGCGGTGTCGGGCAAGCAGTCCGTGCACCGCTTCGCCCCGCAGGCCGACGTGATGATCGCGGTCGAACCCGACCCGGGCCTGTGCGGCGAGTGGGACGCGACGCGCCTCGGCCCGCCGACGCGCAAGATCGCTCAGCTGCCGGTGGCGTGGGACGCCGACCGGGCCGCGGCGATCCGTCGCGCGCACGGCCAGTTCCGCTGGTTCGGCGGTGGCTGGAAGGTCAACTCCGAGCTACCCGGCCCGGCGGGATTCGCCGGCGCCACGCAGTTCGTGCGCGAGGAGGACGTCGCCGGGAGCATCCCGTGCGGCCCGGACGTGGAGCCGATCCGCGACGCCGTCCGGCAGTTCGCCGACTCGGGCTTCACCGACCTGGCGCTCGTCCAGATCGGCGGCGAGCACCAGAGCGGCTTCTTCGAGTTCGCCGAGAAGGAGCTGTTGCCGGCACTGCGCGCCGGTTAG
- a CDS encoding Vms1/Ankzf1 family peptidyl-tRNA hydrolase — protein sequence MDTRGLRPLTAATGPFVSVHFDESHDTEDAAKQLRLRLKEIEAALSEQNADPETVDVVLRTAEAGPPPVGRAGRSLIAANRKIVADRRLAAPPAGQDARYSDLPYFLPVVTHTEDVPDYVLVLVDRVGAEVEVHHADGTTQTETVRGRDDDVHKVRGGGPAHRSIQAHSEETVRHNLEDVAAHVAKTVERTGARLVVLAGEVQARAELHELLPEPVRSITQETGTGGRAAGSDRDELDERVHELLTGRHLVELDDLAERFRAEAGRESGLAVSGLQAVTAALAEANVETLLVGEPGDAEVLTGAEPTQVGVAKPRLAALGAEHPAKHRADEALPYAAVAVGADVVVMDERIDLPDGFAALLRHP from the coding sequence GTGGACACCCGTGGCCTGCGCCCCCTGACCGCCGCCACCGGTCCGTTCGTGTCCGTGCACTTCGACGAGTCGCACGACACCGAGGACGCCGCCAAGCAGCTGCGCCTGCGGCTCAAGGAGATCGAGGCGGCGCTGTCCGAGCAGAACGCCGATCCGGAGACCGTCGACGTCGTCCTGCGCACCGCCGAGGCCGGTCCGCCGCCCGTCGGCCGTGCCGGCCGGAGCCTGATCGCGGCGAACAGGAAGATCGTCGCCGACCGCCGGCTCGCCGCGCCGCCCGCCGGCCAGGACGCCCGCTACTCGGACCTGCCCTACTTCCTGCCCGTGGTCACGCACACCGAAGACGTGCCCGACTACGTGCTGGTGCTCGTGGACCGGGTGGGTGCCGAGGTCGAGGTGCACCACGCCGACGGCACCACGCAGACCGAAACCGTGCGGGGCCGCGACGACGACGTGCACAAGGTGCGCGGCGGTGGGCCCGCGCACCGGTCGATCCAGGCGCACAGCGAAGAAACCGTGCGGCACAACCTCGAAGACGTCGCCGCGCACGTCGCGAAGACCGTCGAACGGACCGGCGCGCGGCTCGTCGTGCTCGCCGGCGAGGTGCAGGCCCGGGCCGAACTGCACGAGCTGCTGCCGGAACCGGTGCGCTCGATCACCCAGGAGACCGGAACGGGCGGCCGGGCGGCCGGTTCGGACCGCGACGAGCTCGACGAACGCGTCCACGAGCTGCTCACCGGCCGCCACCTCGTCGAGCTGGACGACCTGGCCGAGCGGTTCCGCGCGGAAGCCGGACGCGAGTCCGGTCTCGCGGTCAGCGGGCTGCAAGCCGTGACGGCGGCGCTGGCCGAGGCGAACGTCGAGACGTTGCTGGTCGGCGAGCCGGGTGACGCCGAAGTGCTCACCGGGGCCGAACCGACCCAGGTCGGTGTGGCGAAGCCCCGGCTCGCCGCGCTGGGCGCCGAGCACCCGGCGAAGCACCGCGCCGACGAAGCGCTGCCGTACGCGGCAGTGGCCGTCGGCGCCGACGTGGTGGTGATGGACGAGCGGATCGACCTGCCCGACGGCTTCGCCGCACTGCTCCGCCACCCCTGA
- a CDS encoding thiamine pyrophosphate-requiring protein: protein MSQSVADYVLARLREWDVEQVFGYPGDGINGLVTAFGAAGNKPRFVQARHEEMAAFEAVGYAKFSGRVGVCAATSGPGAIHLLNGLYDAKLDHVPVVAIVGQTARSAMGGSYQQEVDLQALFKDVASEYLVEVNVPEQLPNALDRAIRTALAQRAPTALIIPADVQELPYEPPEHEFKHVPSSPPDHPHAKVVPPDEELTRAAEVLNAGEKVAILVGQGARNAVTEVREVAELTAAGVAKALLGKDVLPDDLPYVTGAIGLLGTRPSYELMRDCDTLLIVGSGFPYSQFLPPFGQARAVQIDLDARFLGLRYPTEVTLLGDAKSTLEHLIPLLERKTVRAWRERVEKNVTEWTDTVTRQAMLEAHPINPMRIVHELSERIPEDAIVTTDSGSTANWYARNLRIRGRIRGSLSGTLATMGPAVPYAIGAKFAHPDRPVVALVGDGAMQMNGLAELLTIARYRELWPDQRCVICVFHNGDLNQVTWELRAMGGAPKFEPSQSLPEVSYADFARGIGLGGVAVEDPAQLGAAWAAALAADVPTVLDVRCDPEVPPIPPHATMEQLKSMTESVLKGDPNAWHLVAQGLKTKVQELLPSRN, encoded by the coding sequence ATGAGTCAAAGCGTTGCGGACTACGTGCTGGCCAGGCTGCGCGAATGGGACGTCGAGCAGGTTTTCGGCTACCCGGGTGACGGGATCAACGGGCTCGTCACCGCGTTCGGCGCGGCGGGGAACAAGCCGCGGTTCGTCCAGGCGCGGCACGAGGAGATGGCCGCGTTCGAAGCCGTGGGGTACGCGAAGTTCAGCGGGCGCGTCGGGGTGTGCGCGGCGACGTCCGGGCCCGGCGCGATCCACCTGCTCAATGGGCTGTACGACGCAAAGCTCGACCACGTGCCGGTGGTGGCGATCGTCGGGCAGACAGCACGCAGCGCGATGGGCGGCAGCTACCAGCAGGAAGTGGACCTGCAGGCGCTGTTCAAGGACGTCGCCAGCGAGTACCTCGTCGAGGTCAACGTGCCGGAACAGCTGCCCAACGCCCTGGACCGCGCGATCCGCACCGCGCTCGCCCAGCGCGCCCCCACGGCCCTCATCATCCCGGCCGACGTGCAGGAACTCCCCTACGAACCACCGGAACACGAGTTCAAGCACGTGCCCTCCAGCCCGCCGGACCACCCGCACGCGAAGGTCGTGCCGCCTGACGAGGAGCTGACGCGAGCCGCCGAGGTGCTCAACGCCGGCGAGAAGGTCGCGATCCTCGTCGGCCAGGGCGCGCGCAACGCCGTCACCGAGGTGCGCGAAGTCGCCGAGCTGACCGCTGCGGGCGTGGCGAAAGCGTTGCTGGGCAAGGACGTCCTGCCCGACGACCTGCCCTACGTCACCGGCGCGATCGGCCTGCTCGGCACGCGCCCGAGCTACGAGCTGATGCGCGACTGCGACACCCTGCTGATCGTCGGCTCCGGCTTCCCCTACAGCCAGTTCCTGCCGCCGTTCGGGCAGGCGCGCGCCGTGCAGATCGACCTCGACGCGCGGTTCCTGGGGCTGCGCTACCCCACCGAGGTCACGCTCCTCGGTGACGCGAAGAGCACACTGGAGCACCTCATCCCGTTGCTGGAGCGCAAAACCGTGCGCGCCTGGCGCGAGCGCGTCGAAAAGAACGTAACCGAGTGGACGGACACCGTCACTCGCCAGGCGATGCTGGAAGCGCACCCGATCAACCCGATGCGCATCGTGCACGAGCTGTCCGAGCGCATCCCCGAGGACGCCATCGTCACCACCGATTCGGGGTCGACGGCCAACTGGTACGCCCGCAACCTCCGCATCCGCGGCCGCATCCGCGGCTCGCTCTCGGGCACGCTCGCGACGATGGGGCCCGCCGTGCCGTACGCGATCGGCGCGAAGTTCGCCCACCCCGATCGTCCGGTGGTCGCCCTCGTCGGTGACGGCGCCATGCAGATGAACGGCCTCGCGGAGCTGCTGACGATCGCCCGCTACCGCGAGCTGTGGCCCGACCAGCGATGTGTGATCTGCGTGTTCCACAACGGCGATCTCAACCAGGTCACGTGGGAGCTGCGCGCGATGGGCGGCGCGCCGAAGTTCGAACCGTCGCAGTCGCTGCCCGAAGTGTCCTATGCGGACTTCGCGCGCGGCATCGGGCTCGGCGGCGTGGCGGTCGAGGACCCCGCCCAGCTCGGTGCCGCCTGGGCCGCGGCGCTCGCCGCCGACGTGCCGACCGTGCTCGACGTGCGCTGCGATCCCGAGGTGCCGCCGATCCCGCCGCACGCGACCATGGAGCAGCTCAAGTCCATGACCGAATCGGTGCTCAAGGGCGACCCGAACGCCTGGCACCTGGTTGCCCAGGGCCTCAAGACGAAGGTCCAGGAGCTCCTGCCGTCGAGGAACTGA
- a CDS encoding NADP-dependent malic enzyme, with protein sequence MSRSRGKVEVSARVRLEGPQDLAEQYTPGVAEVAKRVAEDPSALARETVKANSVAIVSDGSALLGLGDRGPAAALPVMEGKAALLKRFADVDAWPICPLSRDPDDLVRTVKDLATSFGAINLEDIAAPRCFTVERRLHDELDIPVFHDDQHGTAVVVLAALHNALKLTDREPGDTSVVISGAGAAGSATARLLQEAGFRRLVVCDSKGVLHPERDLVGEKRWLAENTNSGGEARGSLRDSVSGADVFVGVSAGGLLSEEDVAGMADRAVVLALANPDPEIDPEVAGRHAEIVATGRSDHPNQINNVLVFPGVFRGLLDSGAPRVTSRTLLAAARALADVTGDDLDARRIVPSVFDDGVVEAIAEAVAGAAKEDSL encoded by the coding sequence ATGAGCCGAAGTCGTGGAAAAGTCGAGGTCTCGGCCCGGGTGCGGCTCGAAGGCCCGCAGGATCTCGCGGAGCAGTACACGCCCGGGGTGGCCGAAGTCGCGAAACGGGTGGCCGAGGACCCGTCGGCACTCGCCCGCGAAACGGTGAAGGCCAACTCGGTTGCGATCGTTTCCGACGGGTCCGCCCTGCTGGGCCTCGGTGACCGCGGCCCGGCTGCGGCGCTGCCCGTGATGGAGGGCAAGGCCGCCCTGCTGAAGCGGTTCGCCGACGTCGACGCGTGGCCGATCTGCCCCCTCAGCCGGGATCCCGATGACCTGGTGCGGACCGTGAAGGACCTCGCGACGTCGTTCGGTGCGATCAACCTCGAGGACATCGCCGCGCCGCGCTGCTTCACCGTGGAGCGGCGGCTGCACGACGAGCTCGACATCCCGGTGTTCCACGACGACCAGCACGGCACCGCCGTCGTCGTGCTGGCCGCCCTGCACAACGCGCTCAAGCTGACGGACCGCGAACCCGGTGACACGTCGGTGGTGATCTCCGGCGCCGGCGCGGCGGGGAGCGCCACCGCGCGCCTGCTGCAGGAAGCCGGCTTCCGGCGTCTCGTGGTCTGTGACAGCAAAGGCGTGCTCCACCCGGAGCGGGACCTGGTCGGGGAGAAGCGGTGGCTCGCGGAGAACACCAACTCCGGCGGTGAAGCCCGGGGGAGCCTGCGCGACTCGGTGTCCGGCGCCGACGTGTTCGTCGGGGTGAGCGCCGGTGGTCTGCTGAGCGAAGAGGACGTGGCCGGCATGGCCGACCGCGCCGTCGTGCTGGCGCTGGCCAACCCCGATCCCGAGATCGACCCCGAGGTGGCCGGCCGACACGCCGAGATCGTCGCCACCGGCCGCAGCGATCACCCGAACCAGATCAACAACGTGCTCGTGTTTCCCGGCGTGTTCCGCGGCCTGCTCGACTCCGGCGCGCCGCGCGTGACGTCCCGCACGCTGTTGGCGGCCGCACGGGCGCTGGCCGACGTCACCGGTGACGACCTCGACGCGCGCCGGATCGTGCCGAGCGTGTTCGACGACGGGGTGGTGGAGGCGATCGCCGAGGCCGTGGCCGGCGCCGCCAAAGAAGACTCGCTGTGA